Proteins encoded together in one Thermococcus gammatolerans EJ3 window:
- the pfkC gene encoding ADP-specific phosphofructokinase codes for MMELLDEARKLSIFTAYNANVDAIVYLTGEIVQGLIDEFGAEAVRRRMDEYPREINEPIDFVARLVHALKTGKPMAVPLVNEELQSWFDSHFKYDVERIGGQAGIIANLLANLDFRKVIVYTPHLARRQAEMFVPKKNLFYPVVENGKLVLKHPHEAYRENDPVKVNRIFEFRAGMRFKLGDETITVPYSGRFIVSARFESIRVYTRPELKPFLSEIGLQVDGAILSGYQGIRLRYSDGKDANYYLREAKKDILLLKREKDVKVHLEFASIQSRELRKKVIYNLFPLVDSVGMDESEIAYVLSALGYSKLADRIFTYNRIEDTVLGGKILIDEMNLEVLQIHTIYYLMYITHADNPLSEEELRKSLELATTLAAARASLGDIRSPEDFKVGLSVPYNERGEYVKLRFEEAKRRLRTREYKVVIIPTRLVENPVSTVGLGDTISTGAFTSYLALLKEKGAL; via the coding sequence ATGATGGAGCTCCTCGACGAGGCAAGGAAGCTATCGATTTTCACAGCCTACAACGCTAACGTTGATGCAATAGTCTATCTCACGGGTGAGATAGTTCAGGGTCTCATCGACGAGTTCGGTGCCGAGGCCGTCAGGAGGAGAATGGACGAGTACCCCAGGGAGATAAACGAGCCGATAGACTTCGTCGCGAGGCTCGTTCACGCCCTCAAGACTGGAAAGCCGATGGCGGTTCCCCTCGTCAACGAGGAGCTCCAGAGCTGGTTTGATAGCCACTTTAAGTACGACGTTGAGAGAATCGGAGGTCAGGCGGGAATAATAGCGAACCTCTTAGCCAACCTCGACTTCAGGAAGGTAATCGTTTACACGCCCCACCTCGCGAGGAGACAGGCGGAGATGTTCGTACCAAAAAAGAATCTCTTCTATCCCGTAGTCGAGAACGGAAAGCTCGTTCTGAAGCATCCCCACGAGGCCTACCGCGAGAACGACCCGGTCAAGGTTAACCGGATTTTTGAGTTCCGCGCGGGGATGAGGTTCAAGCTTGGCGACGAGACGATTACCGTCCCCTATTCGGGCCGCTTCATAGTTTCTGCCCGCTTCGAGAGCATAAGGGTTTACACTAGGCCGGAGCTGAAGCCCTTCCTTTCCGAAATCGGCCTCCAGGTTGACGGCGCAATCCTCTCGGGCTACCAGGGGATAAGACTTCGCTATTCCGACGGAAAGGACGCGAACTATTATCTAAGGGAGGCCAAGAAGGACATCCTCCTGCTCAAGCGTGAGAAGGACGTCAAGGTTCACCTTGAGTTCGCCTCGATACAGAGCAGGGAACTCAGGAAGAAGGTCATCTACAACCTCTTCCCGCTCGTGGACAGCGTTGGCATGGACGAGTCGGAGATAGCTTACGTCCTGAGTGCCCTTGGCTACTCCAAGCTCGCCGACAGGATATTCACTTACAACCGCATCGAGGACACCGTCTTGGGTGGAAAAATCCTCATAGACGAGATGAACCTCGAAGTTCTGCAGATTCACACGATTTATTACCTCATGTACATCACCCACGCCGACAATCCGTTGAGCGAGGAGGAGCTCAGGAAGAGCCTTGAGCTGGCGACGACCTTAGCGGCGGCGAGGGCCTCGCTTGGCGACATCCGCTCGCCCGAGGACTTCAAGGTTGGCCTGAGTGTCCCCTACAACGAGCGTGGAGAGTACGTCAAGCTCCGCTTTGAGGAGGCCAAGAGACGGCTCCGCACGAGGGAGTACAAGGTTGTGATAATTCCGACGAGGCTCGTGGAGAACCCGGTTTCGACGGTCGGCCTCGGCGATACAATCTCGACGGGAGCCTTCACGAGCTACCTCGCGTTGTTGAAGGAGAAGGGCGCGCTCTGA
- a CDS encoding DUF4143 domain-containing protein, with translation MFSRCFEDLFFVFFLPRFARSEKESLRAPKKVYLVDTGLALFSRKEAGRDMENAVFLELLRRKHYTNPLIMGIHYYGGSGEKEVDFVVSESGRVVELIQVTLSLEDAREREILALTRASKTLNCKNLTVVTLDEEGIVESDGRKIRVVPLWKFLLGVWPR, from the coding sequence ATGTTCTCTCGTTGTTTTGAAGACTTGTTCTTCGTTTTCTTCCTCCCCAGGTTCGCCCGCTCCGAGAAGGAATCCCTCAGGGCGCCGAAGAAGGTCTACCTAGTGGACACTGGCCTTGCCCTCTTCTCGCGTAAAGAGGCCGGAAGGGACATGGAAAACGCGGTCTTCCTTGAGCTACTCAGGAGGAAGCACTACACCAATCCTCTCATCATGGGGATTCACTACTATGGCGGCTCCGGCGAGAAGGAGGTTGATTTCGTGGTTTCTGAATCCGGGAGGGTCGTTGAACTGATTCAGGTCACCCTAAGCCTCGAAGATGCCAGGGAACGCGAGATTTTGGCCCTTACCCGCGCGTCCAAAACGCTCAACTGCAAGAACCTCACCGTTGTGACCCTTGACGAAGAGGGCATCGTTGAGTCTGATGGGAGGAAGATAAGGGTCGTCCCCCTCTGGAAGTTCCTGCTTGGGGTTTGGCCTCGATAA
- a CDS encoding DUF2391 family protein → MSESNADGMMSPEPEREVVELEKLRKSVEELTKHIENLEEQKKPDSLGWDDIAQEIVGAITFALPFIFTEELWDIAKDISVGRSIAILIMTLGVAYLFIAKSRIGNLKREELFHVPKRLLTVTLIAYLTSAVLIYLYGINNLADFTAIQYINATILVSTFAVIGAITVDMVR, encoded by the coding sequence ATGAGTGAATCCAATGCTGATGGGATGATGAGCCCCGAACCTGAGCGCGAGGTGGTTGAACTGGAAAAACTCCGGAAGAGTGTTGAAGAGCTCACGAAGCATATTGAGAACCTTGAAGAGCAGAAAAAGCCCGACTCCCTCGGCTGGGACGATATAGCGCAGGAGATAGTCGGGGCGATAACCTTCGCCCTACCCTTCATCTTCACGGAGGAACTCTGGGACATAGCCAAGGACATTTCGGTTGGGCGCTCTATAGCGATACTCATTATGACACTCGGCGTTGCGTATCTCTTCATAGCCAAATCGCGGATAGGAAACCTGAAGAGGGAGGAGCTCTTTCACGTGCCCAAGAGGCTCCTGACCGTCACCCTGATAGCCTACCTGACGTCGGCCGTTCTGATATACCTCTACGGGATAAACAACCTCGCCGACTTCACGGCCATTCAGTACATCAACGCGACCATACTCGTGAGCACCTTCGCGGTCATCGGCGCGATAACGGTTGATATGGTGAGGTGA
- a CDS encoding DUF3226 domain-containing protein — protein sequence MKLVTGKHWEAFADENSLLFPEYRKNRDELIGFVGSLKGDETIVTASLELIDLITNRFRKGEENVLIYSDTGKILTLKEVYELRKYLDFDVRGGFSGERAKVSILFVEGKTDAKFFKAVFKKLFEFRESRNAPHQFRFIERVFERDNFDLLKRESDGVYLAVIPSEGNSGVVRNLGNFLRAMKVFDFSVDRVGVAIDIDESRESALASIAGKLSGFEQGTTAMGYLVGNTEVIPLVIGLPFEDELIEWKKPTVEDLMLHLIEREGLLNKVRPGIKALNGSLGRKLKPKEVMYLALSAYGHWGNLEGFYELFVMRSRFRNIKAVLREAGLMEGLRYLAFMP from the coding sequence ATGAAACTTGTAACCGGAAAGCACTGGGAGGCCTTCGCCGACGAAAACTCGCTCCTCTTCCCCGAGTACAGGAAGAACCGTGACGAGCTGATTGGCTTCGTGGGCTCACTGAAGGGAGACGAGACCATCGTGACTGCCAGTTTAGAGCTGATAGACCTTATCACAAACCGCTTCAGGAAGGGCGAGGAGAACGTTCTAATTTACTCGGACACGGGCAAGATCTTAACCCTGAAGGAAGTCTACGAGCTTAGGAAGTACCTCGACTTTGACGTGAGAGGGGGTTTCTCGGGAGAAAGGGCTAAAGTGAGCATACTCTTCGTCGAGGGGAAGACCGACGCCAAGTTCTTCAAGGCCGTTTTCAAGAAGCTCTTCGAGTTCAGGGAGAGCCGAAATGCTCCACACCAGTTCCGCTTCATAGAGCGCGTCTTTGAGCGCGACAACTTCGACCTTCTGAAGAGGGAATCGGACGGAGTTTACCTCGCCGTTATCCCGAGCGAGGGCAACTCGGGGGTAGTTAGAAACCTCGGAAACTTCCTCAGAGCTATGAAAGTCTTTGACTTCAGCGTTGACAGGGTTGGCGTTGCAATTGACATAGACGAGAGCAGGGAAAGCGCCCTCGCTTCGATAGCTGGGAAGCTCTCGGGCTTTGAGCAGGGAACGACCGCTATGGGCTACCTCGTTGGAAACACCGAGGTAATTCCGCTCGTTATTGGACTGCCCTTCGAGGACGAGCTGATAGAGTGGAAGAAGCCGACGGTTGAAGATTTGATGCTCCACCTCATCGAGCGCGAGGGGCTACTTAATAAGGTACGGCCGGGCATTAAAGCGCTCAACGGAAGCCTCGGGAGAAAGCTCAAGCCCAAGGAAGTGATGTACTTAGCGCTTTCTGCATACGGCCACTGGGGCAACCTCGAGGGCTTTTACGAGCTGTTCGTCATGCGCTCCCGCTTCAGGAACATTAAAGCCGTCCTGAGGGAAGCCGGGCTTATGGAGGGGCTGAGATATCTTGCATTCATGCCCTAG